In a single window of the Methanobacterium aggregans genome:
- a CDS encoding 4Fe-4S dicluster domain-containing protein, translating into MEKIMIQPDICDGCGDCEEACARLHGTSRITVREIDDSHYPIVCQQCEDAPCVMICPTEAMTSEVNPEKCIGCGLCMMVCPFGAINMHDRKAHKCNQCPDKDTPACVTACSKRAIAKVDTERMKLKKQDEHIAKLTGLGKKKRKSTDFISVLTSNARTKKVLHKEAD; encoded by the coding sequence TTGGAAAAGATAATGATTCAGCCGGACATCTGCGACGGCTGTGGGGACTGTGAAGAAGCATGTGCACGTCTTCATGGAACATCAAGGATCACTGTAAGGGAGATCGATGATTCTCACTATCCAATAGTCTGCCAGCAGTGCGAGGATGCCCCTTGTGTTATGATCTGTCCAACAGAGGCCATGACCAGTGAGGTCAACCCTGAGAAGTGCATAGGATGCGGACTTTGCATGATGGTCTGCCCATTTGGAGCCATAAACATGCACGACCGCAAGGCCCATAAATGCAACCAGTGCCCTGATAAGGACACCCCGGCATGCGTTACAGCCTGCTCCAAAAGAGCCATTGCCAAGGTTGACACAGAACGTATGAAGCTTAAAAAACAGGACGAACATATCGCAAAGCTCACAGGCCTGGGTAAAAAGAAAAGGAAAAGCACTGATTTCATAAGTGTGCTTACAAGCAATGCAAGAACCAAAAAAGTCCTGCACAAGGAGGCTGACTAA
- the porB gene encoding pyruvate synthase subunit PorB, with translation MEISDKEFLAPGHRACAGCGATIGVRLALKVLGENTVAVSATGCLEVITTPYPETAWEIPWIHVAFENAAAVASGVESAFKSIGRKANIVVFAGDGGTADIGLQSLSGAMERGHNIIYICYDNEAYMNTGIQRSGATPYGASTTTSPAGKESFGEDKVKKNIPMIIAAHGVPYVATASIAYPEDFMRKVKKASEVDGPSYIHLHQPCTTGWGYKPSKTIDMGRLAVETGSWILYEIEDGEFKVTYRPMQRKPVAEYLNAQKRFRHLKDEEKQRIQSHVDEVCSELKI, from the coding sequence ATGGAAATATCTGATAAAGAATTTCTTGCACCCGGACACAGAGCATGCGCAGGATGCGGTGCTACAATAGGTGTCAGGCTCGCACTGAAAGTCTTAGGTGAAAACACCGTCGCAGTATCTGCAACAGGATGTTTAGAGGTTATAACAACTCCTTATCCTGAAACTGCATGGGAAATTCCATGGATTCACGTTGCATTTGAAAACGCTGCTGCAGTTGCATCAGGTGTTGAATCAGCATTTAAATCAATTGGAAGAAAAGCTAACATTGTTGTGTTTGCTGGAGACGGTGGTACAGCAGATATAGGTCTTCAATCTTTATCTGGAGCCATGGAAAGGGGACATAACATAATTTACATCTGCTACGATAACGAAGCATACATGAACACAGGTATACAGAGGAGTGGAGCAACACCATACGGTGCATCAACAACAACATCACCTGCAGGTAAGGAAAGCTTCGGTGAAGACAAGGTCAAAAAGAACATTCCGATGATAATAGCAGCTCATGGTGTGCCCTACGTTGCAACAGCTTCAATAGCTTACCCTGAAGACTTCATGAGGAAGGTTAAAAAGGCCTCAGAAGTTGATGGACCTTCATACATACACCTCCACCAGCCATGTACAACTGGATGGGGTTACAAACCATCTAAAACCATAGACATGGGAAGGTTGGCTGTTGAAACAGGATCCTGGATTCTCTATGAGATAGAGGATGGTGAGTTCAAGGTCACCTACAGACCTATGCAGAGGAAACCTGTTGCTGAGTATCTTAACGCTCAGAAAAGGTTCAGACACCTGAAAGATGAGGAGAAACAGAGGATTCAAAGCCATGTGGATGAAGTCTGCAGTGAGCTTAAAATATAA
- the porA gene encoding pyruvate synthase subunit PorA, producing the protein MVLKVISSNQAIAEAVKLAKPNVIPVYPITPQTTISEYLAKFVADGDIPAEYIRVESEHSAISAALGASGAGVRVFTATSSQGLALMHEILFAAAGLRAPIVLADANRALSAPLSIWNDQQDSISQRDAGWLQVYAENGQEALDSVLMAYKISENHDVLLPSMVCVDGFILTHTVDPVDIPSQEEVDEFLPPYKPEHAFLDPAQPMSIGSFTDPEYYMEARYAMELAMERSKKVFKQVSEEFEAKFGRKYDLVENYRCDDAEIILVAMGSICSTIKDVIDDLRVKGEKVGLLRIRVFRPFPVEEIREALKGASKVAVIDKNISFGIGGVLYSNIKAKTDADAYGFIIGLGGRDIKPSSIIDVIEKTKNPQNDVQWIGIKEEEL; encoded by the coding sequence ATGGTTCTTAAAGTGATTTCTTCAAACCAAGCCATTGCTGAAGCAGTGAAACTTGCAAAACCCAATGTAATCCCTGTTTATCCAATAACACCACAGACAACCATATCAGAGTACCTTGCAAAGTTCGTTGCAGACGGAGATATACCTGCAGAGTACATAAGGGTTGAATCTGAGCACAGCGCAATAAGCGCAGCTCTTGGAGCATCAGGTGCAGGTGTTAGGGTGTTCACAGCAACATCCTCACAGGGACTTGCACTCATGCATGAGATACTCTTTGCAGCTGCAGGTTTAAGAGCACCAATAGTTCTTGCAGATGCTAACAGAGCATTATCTGCACCATTAAGTATATGGAACGATCAGCAGGATTCAATATCCCAGAGGGATGCAGGATGGTTGCAGGTATACGCTGAAAACGGTCAGGAAGCACTTGACTCTGTGCTGATGGCCTACAAGATATCAGAGAACCATGATGTTCTGCTTCCAAGTATGGTATGTGTGGACGGTTTCATACTGACCCATACAGTTGATCCAGTGGACATACCTTCACAGGAAGAAGTGGATGAATTTTTACCTCCATACAAACCTGAACATGCATTCCTGGACCCTGCACAGCCAATGTCAATAGGATCCTTCACAGATCCAGAGTACTACATGGAAGCAAGGTACGCAATGGAACTTGCAATGGAAAGGTCCAAAAAGGTCTTCAAACAGGTCAGTGAAGAGTTCGAAGCAAAATTCGGAAGAAAATATGACCTCGTTGAAAATTACCGCTGTGACGATGCAGAGATCATCCTGGTTGCAATGGGATCCATCTGCAGTACAATAAAGGATGTTATAGATGACCTCCGAGTTAAAGGAGAAAAGGTCGGCCTCCTGCGTATAAGGGTGTTCAGACCATTCCCAGTTGAGGAGATCCGTGAGGCACTCAAAGGTGCTTCAAAGGTTGCAGTTATTGATAAAAACATATCCTTCGGTATTGGAGGAGTTTTATACAGTAACATCAAGGCAAAAACAGATGCTGATGCCTACGGATTCATCATCGGTCTTGGTGGACGTGACATAAAACCGTCAAGCATAATTGATGTAATTGAAAAAACCAAAAACCCACAAAACGATGTACAGTGGATAGGAATCAAAGAGGAGGAGCTTTAA
- the porD gene encoding pyruvate synthase subunit PorD — protein sequence MVSIGAAVKEPGSTRQNKTGSWRTFKPILDKETCIKCENCILFCPEGCINKEYDIDYDFCKGCGICAEECPVKAIKMERE from the coding sequence ATGGTATCAATAGGAGCAGCTGTTAAGGAACCTGGAAGTACCCGCCAGAACAAAACAGGTAGCTGGAGAACGTTTAAACCGATTTTAGACAAGGAAACTTGTATAAAATGTGAAAACTGTATTCTCTTCTGTCCTGAAGGCTGTATAAACAAGGAATATGATATAGACTACGATTTCTGTAAAGGGTGCGGCATATGTGCCGAGGAATGCCCTGTAAAAGCTATAAAAATGGAGAGGGAATAA
- the porC gene encoding pyruvate synthase subunit PorC, with protein MIEIRFHGRGGQGAVTAAEIMAKSAFEDGKYCQAFPFFGVERRGAPVMAFSRIDDRPIRRRYQVYNPDYVIVLDDGLLEVVDVFSGIKEGGEIIINTTKDIKPVEGVKIHKIDATGVALDILGVPIVNTVMLGAFAGVTGKVSLESIIKIIKETFRGEIAEKNAKAAKIAYEKVKKV; from the coding sequence ATGATTGAAATTCGCTTTCACGGACGCGGTGGACAGGGAGCCGTAACAGCCGCTGAAATAATGGCAAAATCAGCCTTTGAAGATGGTAAATACTGTCAAGCATTTCCATTTTTCGGCGTTGAGAGAAGAGGCGCTCCTGTAATGGCGTTTTCAAGAATAGATGACCGGCCCATAAGAAGAAGGTATCAAGTTTACAATCCTGATTACGTTATAGTACTTGACGACGGTTTATTGGAAGTCGTTGATGTTTTCTCCGGAATTAAAGAAGGTGGAGAAATCATTATAAACACAACTAAAGATATTAAACCTGTAGAAGGCGTTAAAATACATAAAATAGATGCTACAGGTGTAGCACTGGACATACTAGGTGTTCCAATTGTTAACACTGTTATGCTGGGTGCTTTTGCCGGTGTAACGGGCAAAGTTTCACTTGAATCCATAATAAAGATCATCAAGGAAACTTTCCGTGGAGAAATAGCTGAAAAGAACGCTAAAGCAGCTAAAATAGCATACGAAAAAGTTAAAAAGGTATAA